A section of the Fusarium falciforme chromosome 8, complete sequence genome encodes:
- a CDS encoding GST C-terminal domain-containing protein, with the protein MSDSEDHIRYKPGAGGGFERTESAFRNFISNEPGSRFPAEKGRYALYLSPGCPWSHRTMIVRSLKRLEDIVDLYINSLSMGKDGWFFTDGPEAAKYGVLPKDPLYGFSTVKELYLKANPNYEGRYTVPVLWDKKTHTMVSNESSEIIRMLYTEFDHLLPEEDREVNRPGGGFYPENLRKEIDEINDWIYHTVNNGVYKCGFAFSQSAYEENVVKVFQSLDRLEKILSDRSFLLGDNITEADIRLFPTIVRFDVAYNPIFMCNLGTIRDHYPNLHLWLRRLYWDRSGRTHGAFEKTTFPWIEKYKQGYGDSRQRVLGITGPLIIPKGPEVFVHELKESDAR; encoded by the exons ATGAGCGACTCA GAAGATCACATTAGGTATAAGCCTGGCGCGGGCGGAGGATTTGAACGAACTGAAAGCGCCTTTCGGAATTTCATTTCGAACGAGCCGGGATCGAGATTCCCTGCGGAAAAGGGCCGATATGCTCTCTATCTCAGTCCAGGATGCCCATGG TCCCATCGCACTATGATTGTGCGAAGCCTCAAGCGACTAGAAGATATTGTGGATCTCTACATCAACTCACTCTCCATGGGCAAAGACGGCTGGTTCTTTACCGATGGTCCTGAGGCTGCCAAGTATGGCGTTCTTCCCAAGGATCCCCTCTACGGTTTCAGCACCGTCAAGGAACTGTACCTAAAGGCCAACCCAAACTATGAAGGACGATACACGGTGCCAGTTCTCTGGGACAAGAAAACACACACAATGGTTAGCAACGAATCAAGCGAGATTATCCGCATGCTCTACACGGAATTCGACCATCTCCTTCCAGAGGAGGACCGAGAGGTTAATCGACCTGGGGGCGGCTTCTATCCTGAGAACCTTCGAAAGGAAATCGACGAGATCAATGACTGGATCTATCACACTGTTAACAACGGCGTTTACAAATGTGGGTTCGCCTTTTCTCAAAGCGCTTATGAGGAGAATGTGGTCAAAGTATTCCAGTCACTGGATCGCCTAGAGAAGATCCTCAGCGATAGGTCATTCCTCCTAGGAGACAACATCACCGAGGCCGATATCCGACTCTTCCCAACCATCGTCCGATTCGACGTTGCGTACAACCCCATCTTTATGTGCAACCTGGGGACCATCAGAGACCACTATCCGAACCTGCATCTATGGCTAAGGAGGCTGTACTGGGACAGGAGTGGAAGAACGCATGGTGCCTTTGAGAAGACGACGTTTCCTTGGATTGAGAAGTACAAGCAGGGATATGGAGACTCAAGGCAGCGGGTTCTGGGCATTACGGGTCCGCTGATTATTCCGAAGGGGCCAGAGGTGTTTGTTCATGAGCTGAAGGAGTCCGATGCAAGGTGA
- a CDS encoding CMD domain-containing protein encodes MRLKYTADPPTFSDPTDQAFLEKLQAQVGKRGLGPLFRTLLISPTFARGFLSFFTALRSQSTLPADVVELAMSRVGVLTGAAVEWNAHAPMLKKAGVSEEGIETVRTAAPGQKGSGGEGGLSTRLWDLMRYVDAVTKDINVSDEVFEAMRKHLDNDRQVFEFTMIISGYNASSRFFVALDVAEMKDAKITKAKL; translated from the exons ATGCGCCTCAAGTACACAGCAGACCCTCCAACCTTCTCCGACCCTACGGACCAAGCTTTTCTGGAGAAGCTACAAGCACAAGTCGGCAAGCGCGGTCTTGGGCCTCTTTTCCGCACCTTGCTCATCTCCCCGACCTTCGCCCGTGGCTTTTTGAGCTTCTTTACTGCTCTCCGATCCCAGTCCACGCTGCCTGCGGATGTGGTGGAGTTGGCAATGTCTCGTGTTGGGGTCTTGACGGGCGCCGCTGTCGAGTGGAATGCGCATGCCCCCATGCTCAAGAAGGCAGGGGTTAGCGAAGAAGGGATCGAGACGGTCAGGACAGCGGCTCCAGGACAAAAGGGCTCTGGTGGGGAGGGCGGGTTGAGTACCCGACTATGGGATCTCATGCGCTATGTCGATGCAGTAACGAAGGACATCAACGTCAGCGATGAAGTCTTTGAGGCCATGAGAAAGCATCTGGATAATGACAGACAGGTCTTTGAGTTCA CAATGATCATCAGTGGCTACAACGCCTCCTCACGCTTTTTTGTTGCCTTGGATGTGGCAGAAATGAAGGACGCTAAAATAACCAAAGCCAAGCTGTAA
- a CDS encoding 2EXR domain-containing protein, whose translation MASDTFHLFPSLPKEIQDLIWDAAVRPVPGTRHVHRFMVLGSQEPEHNFSGHLLDFTSFGITSTEDHNLDEHTQDDENSAGEQRGSSEGEKEDGVFHEPASPRFLVPGSCTLAIPYDALDGGPNDSVYALDSGLWMACKASRAAMERRFTKNEWWSEAQCENAPERLATCGDYNQQKGATHTASYKNHDGEYIHITINHDMDLFCLDSRHLGSLDWLQSLRYYIRRSTPDFPACMEESEDGDLVANPSFLGPNIAIDYDPYMFDQWLPASTHLRRPDVEWNAMRLSYMMELFHHHAKRTLWFIDYRLRPIDPDYASREILSGESVLRSSDGQERAIFRSNELVLIEAKPDDRDKWYIDTSGYESRAARYAAFDFFKLLAKSGYGYLEIDGYRRLRVLACQAAPGKTLRPRLSDAIVCPRDSSCKVCGRADDIA comes from the coding sequence ATGGCGTCTGATACATTTCACCTCTTCCCCAGCCTCCCCAAGGAGATCCAGGACTTGATTTGGGACGCTGCTGTGCGCCCAGTGCCAGGCACGAGGCATGTGCACCGGTTCATGGTCTTGGGGTCCCAGGAGCCAGAGCACAATTTCTCGGGTCATCTTCTGGACTTTACTAGTTTTGGTATCACTTCCACAGAAGATCACAACTTGGACGAGCACACACAAGATGATGAGAATTCAGCTGGTGAACAGAGGGGCTCGTCTgaaggagagaaagaagatggTGTCTTCCATGAACCGGCTTCGCCCAGGTTTCTCGTTCCAGGCAGCTGTACCCTCGCCATACCATATGACGCCTTAGACGGCGGTCCTAACGACTCTGTCTACGCTTTAGATAGCGGCCTGTGGATGGCCTGCAAGGCCTCGCGGGCCGCCATGGAAAGACGTTTCACGAAGAACGAGTGGTGGTCAGAGGCTCAATGCGAAAATGCTCCAGAGCGTCTCGCGACCTGCGGCGACTACAACCAACAGAAGGGTGCTACTCACACGGCGTCGTACAAGAACCACGACGGTGAGTACATCCACATCACGATAAATCACGACATGGACCTTTTCTGTTTGGACTCCCGGCACTTGGGCTCTCTGGACTGGCTCCAAAGCCTCCGATACTACATCCGACGCTCTACTCCCGATTTCCCAGCTTGCATGGAAGAGTCCGAGGATGGGGATTTGGTGGCAAACCCGAGCTTCTTGGGACCCAACATCGCCATCGACTATGACCCCTACATGTTCGATCAATGGCTCCCAGCCAGCACGCACCTTCGGCGACCAGACGTGGAGTGGAACGCCATGCGTTTGAGCTACATGATGGAGCTATTCCATCACCACGCAAAGAGAACGCTGTGGTTCATCGACTACAGACTTCGACCTATTGATCCAGACTACGCAAGCCGTGAGATTTTGTCTGGGGAGTCTGTGTTGCGTTCATCTGACGGTCAGGAGCGAGCAATCTTTCGCTCCAACGAATTGGTGCTCATTGAGGCGAAGCCGGATGACAGGGACAAATGGTACATTGACACATCGGGCTACGAATCCCGAGCCGCTAGGTACGCAGCATTTGACTTCTTTAAGCTGTTGGCCAAGTCTGGATATGGATACTTGGAGATAGATGGGTATCGTCGACTGCGAGTTCTGGCGTGCCAGGCTGCGCCGGGCAAGACACTTCGACCAAGGTTGTCGGATGCGATTGTATGCCCTAGAGATTCGTCGTGCAAGGTTTGCGGTCGGGCAGATGATATTGCTTAG
- a CDS encoding HET domain-containing protein, with translation MSNSRDFLDRYWGRPEAPVVEKQGHRCDNCSTIQFSSFRARTFLDETFRPVTLVMGSFETVQKSAFAGCWTCRLVLCTLLNTLTTLRDEVRLYRIAKVGLRLNLDDDLTVHCWASDGSKVPLLGRDALSITLRDSDNVRDENHERDYEWVDLNIDPLKMRMLKPSDNNKYIPNPPIDEPDLVRSWLWTCSACHDTCPDTPLYSEDGPILPTRVLDLGHPNGPRVIDTGGERGEYVTLSHCWGQSQHNYKLNKDNMTSMMTHIDLDDLPKTFSQAALITKSMRIRYIWIDSMCIIQPTAGDTEDWTREGPCMADYYRNAAFTIAASVGTDSNFGCFFARPGSQLKAQPWPLFKDPIQRKWDEFSVATGRNPEWLPVMQPSPASWLWQVQNCPLNSRAWVLQERLMSKRILHCTMQGLMWECAELRASEQEPLGCQFDYRVRDEGLLQLHNALGQGASFVTDRYWRQVVERFSGLDITYNTDRLPALAGLAKAIQEETKDVYIAGHWKESLLPSLLWFRLHTPTSDPVRLTDAPSWAWSSTSSHIKFTSLDESDFPARAAESYNITAKLVNVSVQPKTLNPFAWVRGSSLRLRGQLMKYSPEVCPTLQSAAKSAEECWHGYRPIQSAVQQRVITIPSMDENWDPVPDDAAEQMANMVADDNLLQSNMKEEVARAMESRSTDEIRQGEERDQDTLVCIFDIPDEDKHEELYLFEVLREVGEHKRLETSEGLALIASDGGTYKRVGFFTLKTKSSLFSELEEMEVELA, from the exons ATGTCCAACAGCCGAGACTTTCTAGACCGTTACTGGGGGCGCCCTGAAGCCCCTGTCGTGGAGAAACAAGGCCATCGCTGCGACAACTGCTCGACCATCCAATTCTCCAGCTTCCGCGCCAGAACCTTCTTGGACGAGACTTTCAGACCTGTCACGCTCGTCATGGGGAGCTTTGAAACAGTCCAGAAATCCGCTTTTGCAGGTTGCTGGACCTGCCGGCTCGTGCTCTGCACCTTGCTCAACACTTTAACCACGTTACGCGATGAGGTGCGGCTCTATCGGATTGCCAAGGTTGGCCTTCGACTCAACTTGGATGATGACCTGACCGTTCATTGCTGGGCGTCTGACGGCAGCAAGGTTCCCCTGCTAGGCCGCGATGCACTGTCGATTACACTGAGAGATAGTGACAATGTGAGGGATGAAAACCATGAACGGGACTATGAATGGGTAGATTTGAATATCGACccgttgaagatgaggatgctgaAACCCAGTG ACAACAACAAATACATCCCGAACCCGCCTATAGACGAGCCCGACCTGGTTCGCAGCTGGCTATGGACCTGCAGCGCCTGCCACGACACCTGCCCCGACACACCCTTATACTCGGAAGACGGCCCTATACTACCCACTCGCGTCCTGGACCTTGGTCACCCGAATGGCCCTCGGGTGATTGATACAGGTGGGGAAAGGGGAGAATACGTCACCCTCAGTCACTGCTGGGGCCAAAGCCAGCACAATTACAAGCTCAACAAGGATAACATGACCTCGATGATGACCCACATCGATCTCGATGACCTCCCCAAGACATTTTCCCAGGCCGCATTGATCACCAAGAGTATGAGAATCAGGTACATCTGGATAGATTCCATGTGCATCATTCAGCCTACCGCAGGGGACACGGAGGACTGGACGAGGGAGGGGCCTTGCATGGCGGATTACTATCGGAACGCAGCATTCACCATCGCTGCTAGCGTGGGGACCGACAGCAACTTTGGATGTTTCTTTGCCAGGCCAGGAAGTCAACTCAAGgcacagccttggcctctATTCAAGGATCCTATACAGAGAAAATGGGACGAATTCTCCGTCGCTACGGGCCGCAACCCGGAGTGGCTCCCCGTTATGCAGCCCTCGCCCGCCTCCTGGCTGTGGCAGGTGCAGAACTGCCCGCTCAACTCAAGGGCATGGGTCCTGCAGGAAAGACTCATGTCAAAGCGCATCTTGCATTGTACTATGCAGGGCTTGATGTGGGAGTGCGCCGAGCTGCGTGCTTCGGAGCAGGAGCCCCTCGGTTGTCAATTCGACTACCGAGTTCGGGATGAGGGCCTACTTCAGCTGCACAATGCCTTGGGTCAAGGTGCGTCCTTTGTCACGGATAGATACTGGCGCCAGGTAGTGGAGCGGTTTTCCGGACTCGATATCACTTACAATACTGATCGACTGCCTGCACTGGCAGGTCTTGCCAAAGCCATCCAGGAAGAAACGAAGGACGTATACATTGCAGGGCATTGGAAGGAATCTCTTCTGCCTAGCCTCCTCTGGTTCCGGCTCCACACACCTACCTCAGATCCGGTGAGGCTAACTGATGCTCCGAGCTGGGCTTGGTCATCCACATCGTCTCACATTAAGTTCACGAGTCTAGATGAGTCTGACTTTCCAGCACGTGCTGCAGAAAGCTACAACATCACGGCCAAACTTGTCAATGTATCCGTCCAGCCAAAGACGTTGAACCCGTTCGCCTGGGTGCGTGGCAGTTCACTACGGCTCCGTGGTCAGCTGATGAAATACAGCCCGGAAGTATGCCCAACGCTGCAGTCTGCAGCTAAGTCAGCGGAAGAGTGCTGGCACGGTTACCGCCCGATTCAGTCGGCAGTTCAGCAGAGAGTCATTACAATCCCGTCCATGGATGAGAACTGGGATCCCGTGCCGGATGATGCTGCTGAACAGATGGCCAACATGGTAGCTGACGATAATCTACTACAGTCTAATatgaaggaggaggtggcACGTGCTATGGAATCCCGTTCCACAGATGAGATTCGTCAAGGGGAGGAGCGGGACCAAGACACGCTTGTCTGCATCTTTGACATCCCGGATGAGGATAAACACGAGGAACTGTATCTTTTTGAGGTTCTGCGGGAAGTAGGCGAACACAAGAGATTGGAGACATCTGAAGGACTTGCATTGATTGCGTCAGATGGTGGCACCTACAAGAGGGTTGGGTTTTTCACGTTAAAGACAAAGTCGTCGCTATTTTCCGagttggaggagatggaagTTGAATTGGCTTAG
- a CDS encoding HET domain-containing protein: MDRIYGQALLTIVFLAGSDVNCALPGVATGSRTPSQSPVQLGSLILAPELRSLAATVESSTWRSRGWTFQEGMLSRKRLYFSDSQVYWHCSAAHRSEDGEESPAGELSSWSMNPLERQVSHDPRLRFNVYESLVKQYTRRTLTYPSDSLNAFVGILSAIEESFGWRFASALPENLFDFALLWSPMWQSQLRPREPLGSACRSPTWCWTAWEYDIYWDPWRLDSYAGKRVTLKSEVRDFIIMDKVGGRKIVREDHSLREALPNSLPALSEAPELTALNENSTAYALVFESLSLGADIYTISSPRPELSRTLSRPFSGSFTNTLHCQLWIYDAAGYHCGTLRGFNSWKPCPDSAYEFVLLSRSDQDKIIQADVDGYRDHLPPEYPSADEYYEEIFDTSIYQYKSWWALNILLVERKGDLSQRLAVGQLHADAWDADRQKMKSFVLV, encoded by the coding sequence ATGGATAGAATCTACGGCCAGGCCCTGTTAACCATCGTCTTCCTAGCTGGCTCCGACGTCAACTGTGCACTTCCTGGCGTCGCCACCGGATCTCGCACACCGTCGCAGTCACCTGTGCAGCTAGGATCCCTGATATTGGCTCCTGAACTGCGAAGCCTTGCGGCTACGGTTGAATCGTCTACATGGCGAAGCCGAGGTTGGACATTCCAGGAAGGAATGCTTTCCAGGAAACGCTTATATTTCTCCGACTCTCAAGTTTATTGGCATTGCTCTGCGGCGCATCGctcagaagatggagaagaaagTCCGGCAGGAGAGCTTTCATCTTGGAGCATGAACCCTTTAGAACGGCAGGTCAGCCACGACCCCAGACTAAGGTTCAACGTCTACGAATCACTGGTCAAACAGTACACTCGACGGACGCTGACATATCCGTCTGATTCTCTGAATGCATTCGTTGGAATCCTCTCCGCAATCGAGGAGTCGTTTGGATGGCGATTTGCGAGCGCCCTACCCGAAAATCTGTTCGACTTTGCTCTCCTCTGGTCACCCATGTGGCAAAGCCAACTACGACCAAGGGAGCCACTTGGTTCAGCTTGCAGGTCACCAACCTGGTGCTGGACGGCCTGGGAATATGACATCTACTGGGATCCTTGGCGACTTGACTCTTACGCCGGAAAGCGTGTGACACTTAAGTCTGAAGTGAGGGATTTCATCATAATGGACAAGGTTGGGGGGCGCAAGATTGTCCGAGAGGATCACAGTCTCCGAGAAGCTCTCCCCAATTCTTTGCCAGCCCTGTCCGAGGCACCAGAACTTACGGCCTTGAACGAGAACTCTACTGCTTATGCACTGGTCTTTGAATCTCTCAGTCTAGGAGCCGATATATACACAATCTCATCGCCCCGTCCAGAATTGTCCAGGACATTATCGCGCCCCTTCTCAGGCTCCTTCACCAACACGTTACATTGCCAACTTTGGATCTATGATGCAGCAGGGTATCATTGTGGAACACTTAGGGGATTCAATTCATGGAAACCTTGCCCAGATTCCGCTTATGAGTTTGTCCTACTCTCACGCAGCGACCAAGACAAGATTATTCAGGCAGATGTTGACGGCTATCGCGACCATCTACCCCCGGAGTACCCCTCAGCTGATGAATACTATGAAGAGATTTTTGATACAAGCATTTACCAGTACAAGAGTTGGTGGGCTCTGAATATCTTGCTAGTGGAGCGAAAAGGAGATTTGTCGCAGCGGCTGGCTGTTGGGCAATTGCACGCCGATGCTTGGGACGCGGACaggcagaagatgaagagttTCGTTCTTGTGTAG